A portion of the Nitrospira defluvii genome contains these proteins:
- a CDS encoding HEAT repeat domain-containing protein, producing MTDTTTSPTLLTAREITLHLTGLVLLLGLLGLWYWLSTGARVVPTLIEMLKDDDPSTRIVAAEQLGQIGPAAKAAIPQLLNQATQDGSQHANTTASAALKWIDLAAARRVMTHFATRLQDRDVQQRRTACAVLGSLGPVAKPAVPALLAATHDADALVRRNALIALAGIGIPPGPIGIALLAGLHDSSSLVRQTAVTQFAFTIPVSEDAAAALTAMLNDPDKGIATLARTALDKPKAGDAAHIESLGMMLGHSTARDYALHQLAQLGPAAREALTPILPLLDDDHPLIRYLAVETLAGMGQGAKPALVSLKQRRDSDPIVQAAMTDAVAALESGIAPSPVPAAGATPP from the coding sequence ATGACCGACACAACGACATCGCCAACTCTGCTCACCGCTCGCGAGATCACCCTTCATCTCACGGGGCTGGTCCTGCTCCTTGGCCTGTTGGGGCTGTGGTATTGGCTCTCGACCGGAGCGCGGGTTGTGCCGACCCTCATCGAGATGCTGAAGGATGATGATCCGTCGACTCGTATTGTCGCAGCGGAACAATTGGGACAGATCGGCCCGGCGGCCAAGGCAGCCATTCCCCAATTGCTCAACCAGGCGACCCAGGACGGCAGCCAGCATGCCAATACGACCGCTTCAGCCGCGTTGAAGTGGATCGATTTAGCGGCCGCTCGTCGCGTCATGACCCACTTTGCCACGCGGCTTCAGGACAGGGACGTACAACAACGTCGGACGGCCTGCGCGGTCCTGGGCAGCCTTGGACCGGTCGCAAAACCGGCGGTGCCCGCGCTGCTTGCGGCAACCCATGATGCAGACGCACTGGTACGCCGCAACGCGCTCATCGCGTTGGCCGGTATCGGGATTCCTCCCGGCCCCATCGGCATCGCGCTCCTTGCAGGCCTGCACGATTCTTCGTCGCTCGTGCGCCAGACGGCTGTCACCCAGTTTGCGTTTACGATTCCGGTGTCGGAGGACGCGGCGGCCGCGTTGACAGCGATGTTGAACGATCCGGACAAGGGGATCGCGACGCTCGCCCGCACCGCCCTCGACAAACCGAAAGCCGGCGACGCGGCACACATCGAGTCACTGGGCATGATGCTCGGACACAGCACCGCGCGGGACTATGCCTTGCACCAATTGGCGCAACTGGGCCCGGCGGCCCGCGAGGCCCTGACACCGATCCTGCCCTTACTTGATGATGATCATCCACTCATTCGGTACTTAGCGGTGGAAACCCTGGCCGGCATGGGTCAGGGTGCAAAACCAGCACTCGTCTCGCTGAAGCAACGACGGGACTCCGATCCAATCGTCCAGGCGGCCATGACCGATGCCGTCGCCGCGCTGGAGTCCGGTATCGCGCCGAGCCCCGTGCCGGCCGCAGGAGCAACACCCCCATGA
- a CDS encoding FlgO family outer membrane protein — MIRLLWCLVLLGLWHSPSLAASKYEDSVKELAEGVAAEAIKLKKSRLALLDFVDGSGEVTPIGQFLAEELATHLLVAGELKVVDRKLLLATMEKHHLTHLDTSQAKAAKKVAKALRADLYVTGSYLELPEGVQVTAKLIGPYTVYPVGASRTIVPKSGPLATLLKPANAPKPQPTVAAPASTTPVLITQENDVYTVTVLGVSRQDDRIEVDLMFVNRTTHPAKLGCQLLDTYLVNERGEQWKQDVAQNREGLCTRGLELTPRRQQRANLSFLVGGQSPKGPVTLHYHETSPRPDRIITLDGLHVDRPASADSGGAAKADPAAPTP, encoded by the coding sequence ATGATCCGTCTGCTCTGGTGCCTGGTCCTGCTCGGCCTTTGGCACTCCCCTTCCCTGGCCGCCTCGAAATACGAAGACAGCGTGAAGGAATTGGCCGAAGGCGTGGCGGCCGAGGCGATCAAACTGAAAAAATCACGTCTCGCGCTCCTGGATTTCGTCGATGGCTCAGGGGAGGTGACGCCCATCGGCCAGTTTCTCGCGGAGGAACTAGCGACCCATTTGCTGGTGGCCGGGGAACTGAAGGTCGTCGATCGCAAGCTCCTGCTCGCCACCATGGAAAAACACCACCTGACCCACCTCGATACCTCGCAGGCGAAGGCAGCGAAAAAAGTGGCCAAGGCACTCCGCGCCGATCTGTACGTGACCGGCTCGTACCTCGAACTTCCCGAGGGTGTGCAGGTCACCGCCAAGCTGATTGGTCCCTACACGGTATATCCCGTCGGGGCTTCCCGGACGATCGTGCCGAAATCCGGTCCGTTGGCGACCTTGCTGAAACCGGCCAATGCTCCAAAGCCCCAGCCGACGGTTGCAGCACCGGCATCCACAACCCCGGTGTTGATCACCCAAGAAAACGACGTGTATACAGTCACCGTCCTGGGAGTATCCCGGCAAGACGACCGCATTGAGGTGGATCTGATGTTCGTGAACCGCACGACACATCCGGCGAAGCTCGGCTGCCAGCTGCTCGACACGTATCTCGTGAACGAGCGGGGCGAACAGTGGAAACAGGACGTCGCCCAGAATCGCGAAGGCCTCTGCACCCGCGGGCTGGAACTCACGCCCAGACGGCAGCAGCGTGCGAATCTGTCCTTTCTCGTGGGCGGCCAATCCCCCAAAGGCCCCGTGACGCTGCATTATCACGAAACCTCACCGCGACCGGATCGAATCATCACGCTGGACGGGCTGCACGTCGACAGACCTGCATCCGCTGACAGTGGCGGGGCCGCAAAGGCGGACCCGGCCGCCCCCACACCCTAG
- the thiD gene encoding bifunctional hydroxymethylpyrimidine kinase/phosphomethylpyrimidine kinase, whose translation MIKQVLSIAGSDSGGGAGIQADLKAMSANGVYAMSVITAITAQNTEEVTDVFELPTSIIAAQLDAIFDDFDVAAVKTGMLSSAEIIQTVVKLLKPQQVTHLVVDPVMIAKGGQPLLKPDAIDTIKKNLFPLALLVTPNVHEAQQLSGIKITSLADARRAAKIIHQFGCANVLIKGGHLTKERGTDLLYDGRFFHIYKGEFIDTPHTHGTGCTLASAIAAHLARGKTVPDAVQTAKTYLTEAIRHSLAIGHGKGPTNHFYFLNQG comes from the coding sequence ATGATCAAACAAGTCTTATCCATAGCAGGCTCGGACTCCGGCGGTGGCGCGGGTATTCAGGCAGATCTGAAAGCCATGTCGGCCAACGGGGTCTATGCCATGTCGGTGATCACCGCCATCACGGCCCAGAACACGGAGGAAGTCACCGACGTGTTCGAACTGCCCACCTCCATCATCGCCGCGCAACTCGATGCCATTTTCGACGATTTCGACGTGGCGGCCGTCAAGACCGGCATGTTGTCCTCGGCGGAGATCATCCAGACCGTCGTGAAGCTCCTCAAGCCCCAACAGGTCACGCACCTGGTCGTGGACCCGGTCATGATCGCCAAGGGTGGCCAGCCCCTGCTGAAACCGGACGCCATCGATACCATCAAGAAGAACCTCTTCCCTCTCGCGTTACTGGTGACGCCAAACGTCCATGAGGCGCAACAGCTCTCGGGCATCAAGATCACCTCGCTGGCCGATGCCCGGCGCGCCGCCAAGATCATTCACCAATTCGGCTGTGCCAATGTCCTCATCAAGGGCGGCCACCTGACGAAGGAGCGTGGAACCGACCTCCTCTATGACGGGCGTTTTTTTCATATCTACAAGGGGGAATTCATCGACACCCCCCATACCCACGGCACCGGATGCACCTTGGCCTCGGCAATCGCGGCGCATTTGGCCAGGGGGAAAACCGTGCCTGACGCGGTCCAAACCGCCAAGACCTATCTCACCGAAGCCATCAGGCACAGCCTGGCGATCGGGCATGGCAAGGGCCCGACCAATCACTTCTATTTCTTAAACCAGGGGTAG
- a CDS encoding alpha/beta hydrolase family protein has product MEESVTLQDKAGARISAVLAAPRSATNSAAVLCHGFLSHKNSSSNQALATLLMERGIATCRFDCYGHGESDGPFAALTTTIGVAQTMHVLQYLVSRGYQRLALIGSSFGGLLSILAAAEWTRAHEAQPVTVPPLACLALKCPVVDFGEELRLELGAQGLQEWKRTDSIPDLHGGPTRVPLNYAFYEDCLQQIAYEPARRITAPTLIVQGDEDEYVPLHQSQRLFDALPGPKHLEILPGADHRFTKPSDFQRMLTLLTDWTARHTTI; this is encoded by the coding sequence ATGGAAGAATCCGTCACGCTCCAGGACAAGGCAGGCGCTCGCATCTCCGCCGTACTGGCCGCCCCAAGGTCGGCTACCAACTCTGCTGCAGTGCTCTGTCACGGATTCCTGTCGCACAAGAACAGCAGCAGCAATCAGGCCCTGGCCACACTCCTGATGGAGCGGGGCATCGCCACATGCCGATTCGATTGCTACGGGCACGGGGAGAGCGACGGCCCCTTTGCCGCCCTCACGACCACGATCGGAGTCGCCCAGACGATGCATGTCTTGCAGTATCTGGTGTCCCGAGGGTACCAGCGGCTGGCGCTGATCGGCTCCAGTTTCGGCGGACTGCTCTCGATCCTCGCCGCCGCCGAGTGGACGCGGGCGCACGAGGCACAACCGGTAACCGTTCCGCCTCTGGCCTGTCTCGCGCTGAAATGTCCCGTAGTCGACTTTGGTGAAGAACTTCGTCTTGAGCTCGGTGCGCAAGGACTACAAGAATGGAAACGAACGGATAGCATTCCCGATCTTCATGGCGGTCCCACCCGTGTTCCCCTGAACTACGCGTTCTACGAGGATTGCCTCCAACAGATTGCCTACGAGCCGGCACGCAGGATCACAGCCCCCACGCTGATCGTGCAGGGCGATGAGGACGAGTATGTCCCCTTGCATCAGAGCCAACGACTCTTTGATGCCTTGCCCGGCCCCAAACATCTGGAAATCCTTCCCGGCGCCGATCACCGATTCACGAAACCTTCCGACTTCCAGCGGATGTTGACCCTGCTCACGGACTGGACTGCTCGTCACACCACAATCTAG
- a CDS encoding fibronectin type III domain-containing protein translates to MMTPRSVLIFSAAGCLCSTLCTTALVSTAAAADTSATLSLLQQPSLDAAITKAQGSGTAPILPSPAALVLTAPKGKTAVGSLTLKKSTSDRHTYYLSTNQSWVWMNPPYGSTQTITSETDQLVITAQTANLAVGTHSATVYVVDSGPNNFTNMLRIPVSLTVTAEPVAPTPPPPAPPAAVPTPKPVVLTPPPPPTPVVVPPPPAPVAVPPPPAPAPPAPTVVPTSGIVTSPLALTLTAAKGQTAVGTLALRKGGTDQHSYSLSTNQSWVWMNPPYGSTQTITTETDQLVITAQTSSLAAGTYSAVVYIVESGPNNFSNMLRIPVTLTVTATPVTTPPPTPPAPPAAVTPTPKPVAVTPPPPPTPVVVPPPPAPVAVPPPPAPAPPAPTPVATGPIQATPAALSLSSTNAVGTLALRKAGTDQHVYSLSASQSWVWMNPPYGSTQTITSETDQIVITAQPSGLAAGTYSAVVYIVESGPNNFSNTLRIPITFTVTGGQTASATPSTPTQPAVSTPPPPPPTPVPTPVQTTPSASASTSSPKTASATVSWNANTESDLAGYRVYVGTKSGSYGFVGPFEVTNRTSFTIANLPTGTTYFFAVSAFDKSGNESAKSAEVSKSLF, encoded by the coding sequence ATGATGACGCCAAGGAGTGTGTTGATATTCAGTGCTGCCGGTTGTTTATGTTCCACCCTGTGCACAACAGCCTTGGTCTCAACCGCCGCTGCCGCAGACACCTCGGCCACGTTGAGCTTGCTGCAACAACCGTCCCTTGACGCGGCCATCACCAAAGCCCAAGGCAGCGGAACGGCCCCTATATTGCCAAGCCCCGCGGCACTGGTCTTAACGGCCCCAAAAGGCAAAACCGCCGTCGGCAGCCTCACACTCAAAAAATCGACCTCAGATCGGCACACCTACTATCTCAGCACCAACCAGTCGTGGGTGTGGATGAATCCGCCCTATGGCAGTACCCAAACCATCACCTCCGAAACCGATCAGCTGGTCATCACGGCGCAAACCGCCAATCTCGCCGTCGGCACCCACTCGGCGACGGTGTATGTCGTGGATTCCGGACCGAACAACTTCACCAATATGCTCCGGATCCCGGTGTCGCTGACCGTGACAGCCGAACCAGTCGCGCCAACGCCGCCGCCCCCGGCACCTCCCGCTGCGGTCCCCACACCCAAGCCGGTGGTCCTCACACCGCCCCCGCCTCCGACGCCCGTCGTGGTTCCTCCGCCACCCGCGCCGGTCGCCGTGCCGCCTCCGCCGGCCCCCGCGCCGCCCGCTCCGACCGTCGTGCCGACATCCGGGATTGTGACGAGCCCATTGGCATTGACGCTGACGGCCGCCAAGGGGCAAACCGCCGTCGGCACCCTGGCATTGCGAAAAGGGGGAACGGATCAGCACAGCTATTCCCTCAGCACCAACCAGTCGTGGGTCTGGATGAACCCCCCGTACGGCAGCACCCAAACCATCACGACTGAGACAGACCAACTGGTGATCACTGCTCAGACCAGCAGCCTCGCGGCCGGGACCTATTCCGCCGTGGTCTACATCGTGGAGTCAGGGCCCAACAATTTCAGCAACATGCTCCGTATCCCGGTCACCCTGACGGTCACGGCTACCCCGGTGACGACACCCCCGCCGACTCCTCCGGCTCCTCCGGCCGCAGTCACACCGACGCCCAAGCCGGTGGCAGTCACGCCGCCCCCGCCTCCGACGCCCGTCGTGGTTCCTCCGCCACCCGCGCCGGTCGCTGTGCCGCCTCCGCCGGCCCCCGCGCCGCCCGCCCCGACACCGGTCGCCACCGGACCCATCCAGGCGACACCGGCTGCCCTGAGCCTGAGCAGCACGAATGCGGTCGGAACCTTAGCCTTACGGAAAGCCGGGACCGACCAACACGTCTACTCGCTCAGCGCAAGCCAATCGTGGGTGTGGATGAATCCGCCCTACGGCAGCACACAGACCATCACCTCTGAAACCGATCAGATTGTGATCACCGCCCAACCGTCGGGCCTCGCCGCCGGAACCTATTCGGCGGTGGTGTACATCGTGGAATCAGGGCCCAACAACTTCTCCAATACGCTCCGTATTCCCATCACCTTCACGGTGACGGGGGGGCAAACCGCATCGGCCACGCCCAGCACACCCACGCAACCGGCCGTCTCAACACCCCCACCCCCACCGCCGACACCGGTCCCGACTCCGGTACAGACGACCCCCTCGGCCTCAGCCTCGACATCAAGTCCCAAGACTGCGAGTGCCACGGTCAGTTGGAATGCCAACACCGAGTCGGATTTGGCCGGCTACCGAGTCTATGTCGGAACAAAGTCAGGAAGTTACGGCTTCGTGGGGCCGTTCGAAGTTACCAATCGCACCAGCTTCACGATTGCGAATCTGCCGACCGGCACGACCTACTTCTTTGCCGTATCGGCATTCGACAAGTCCGGAAATGAGAGCGCGAAATCTGCGGAAGTGAGTAAGAGTCTGTTCTAG
- a CDS encoding formylglycine-generating enzyme family protein produces MALCTGLSGSDSVHAQLDRLRKAQGTLPSPVADTPSIVIPEGEFLMGAAGPDALEDEKPQHPVWIDRFDIDLHEVTTAQYADFLAHEQRMAPWQWDAVDLSQHHDRPVIGVSWFDAEAYCRWRGKRLPTEAEWEKAARGTDARAYPWGNQAPRQEWANFGLGARFSYRQVLTPVHSYDQGRSPYGLYQMAGNAGEWVADWYGTNYYEVSPPKNPSGPASGSFRVVRGGSWSDLPKYLLTYGRLRLPPETRNSYTGFRCARTVGPAP; encoded by the coding sequence ATGGCGCTGTGCACTGGTCTGTCCGGCAGCGATTCCGTTCATGCGCAGTTGGATCGTTTGCGGAAGGCTCAGGGAACCCTTCCATCGCCTGTCGCTGATACTCCCTCGATAGTGATTCCAGAGGGCGAATTTCTCATGGGCGCTGCGGGACCAGATGCGCTTGAGGACGAGAAGCCGCAGCACCCTGTCTGGATCGATCGGTTCGACATCGATCTCCATGAGGTGACGACGGCGCAATACGCCGATTTCCTCGCCCACGAACAGCGGATGGCCCCATGGCAATGGGATGCGGTGGATTTATCCCAACATCACGATCGTCCGGTCATCGGAGTAAGCTGGTTTGATGCGGAGGCCTATTGCCGTTGGCGGGGGAAGCGCCTGCCGACGGAGGCCGAATGGGAAAAAGCCGCACGGGGCACCGATGCGCGGGCCTACCCCTGGGGTAATCAGGCGCCTCGGCAGGAATGGGCCAACTTCGGCCTGGGTGCCAGATTTAGCTATCGTCAGGTGCTGACGCCGGTTCACAGCTACGATCAGGGGCGAAGCCCCTACGGGCTGTATCAGATGGCAGGGAATGCCGGGGAGTGGGTGGCCGATTGGTATGGAACGAACTACTACGAGGTCAGCCCCCCGAAGAATCCGTCGGGGCCCGCCTCCGGGTCATTTCGCGTGGTGCGAGGAGGGTCCTGGTCGGACCTTCCCAAATATCTGCTGACGTACGGGCGTCTTCGGTTGCCGCCGGAGACTCGCAACAGCTACACGGGATTTCGATGTGCCAGGACGGTCGGCCCTGCCCCATGA
- a CDS encoding class I SAM-dependent methyltransferase, whose protein sequence is MKRTLEPELMEDVAQARAYARADFAEENQGFVDRFRGYFPDWHSGHVVDLGCGPGDIPIRFLRAYPEARVTAVDASRPMLDLAAEAIAGAGLANHITLRCERFQSLVLSEQADVLLSNSLLHHVPNPLQFWFRLKQLAKPGACILVMDLLRPDSPETAQALVEQYAPKEDPILKRDFYHSLLAAFTEDEVAAQLAEMNLSRLLIDVPDDRHWVVGGTIL, encoded by the coding sequence ATGAAGCGGACGTTGGAACCGGAGCTGATGGAAGATGTTGCGCAGGCCCGTGCCTACGCGCGGGCGGATTTTGCCGAGGAGAATCAGGGGTTCGTCGATCGTTTTCGCGGCTATTTCCCTGATTGGCACTCGGGCCATGTGGTGGATCTGGGCTGCGGGCCCGGCGATATTCCCATCCGCTTCCTTCGCGCCTACCCCGAGGCGCGGGTCACGGCGGTGGATGCCAGTCGTCCCATGCTTGATCTGGCGGCTGAGGCGATTGCCGGAGCCGGGTTGGCGAATCACATCACGCTTCGGTGCGAACGCTTTCAATCGTTGGTGTTGTCGGAGCAGGCCGATGTCCTCCTGTCAAATAGCCTTCTGCACCATGTCCCGAATCCGTTGCAGTTCTGGTTCCGCCTCAAACAGTTGGCGAAGCCCGGCGCCTGCATCCTGGTGATGGATTTACTGCGGCCAGACTCGCCGGAAACGGCCCAGGCGTTGGTGGAGCAGTATGCGCCCAAGGAAGATCCCATTCTCAAGCGGGACTTCTATCATTCCTTGCTGGCAGCGTTTACCGAGGATGAGGTCGCGGCGCAGTTGGCGGAAATGAATCTCTCCCGGCTACTCATCGATGTTCCTGACGACCGACACTGGGTCGTCGGGGGCACCATACTCTGA
- a CDS encoding MOSC domain-containing protein encodes MRGDCAPDIMVTRASLPHIHQVSLSDGGVPKLAVTTALVTVHGLAGDRQRNRKYHGGADRAVCLYSLEVIEALREEGHSIGPGSSGENLTVAGLEWSQVKPGARLTIGGTVQVEVMSYTTPCRLNGQWFKDGDYRRIAQDLYPGWSRLYARVLREGTVSQGDAVLVEWLDGE; translated from the coding sequence GTGAGGGGGGACTGTGCTCCTGACATCATGGTGACGCGCGCATCTCTTCCGCACATCCATCAGGTGAGCCTGTCCGATGGCGGTGTGCCAAAGTTGGCCGTCACTACGGCGCTGGTTACCGTTCATGGATTAGCCGGTGACCGTCAACGGAACCGGAAGTATCACGGCGGGGCTGATCGGGCGGTCTGTCTCTATTCTCTGGAGGTGATAGAGGCCTTACGGGAAGAAGGCCATTCGATCGGGCCCGGTTCTTCCGGAGAGAACTTGACCGTAGCGGGACTCGAGTGGTCGCAGGTGAAACCGGGAGCCCGACTCACGATCGGTGGAACGGTGCAAGTGGAGGTCATGAGTTATACGACTCCCTGCCGACTCAACGGACAGTGGTTCAAGGATGGAGACTATAGGCGGATTGCCCAGGATCTGTATCCGGGGTGGAGTCGACTGTATGCGCGAGTGCTGCGCGAGGGGACGGTCAGTCAGGGGGACGCGGTCCTTGTGGAGTGGCTGGATGGAGAGTGA
- a CDS encoding 50S ribosomal protein L11 methyltransferase yields the protein MASTSKTDHVSTDHAASGHTQDWVQVDVRTSIDAGELLGLLNDPAVTGAWQEDEQVHLYWPGHRCGPDTWQGLKLALAQLGHADPERAITINRLPNEDWNAQWSRLVEPIRIGRVIIRPSWKEVPLHDHDIELVIDPKQAFGTGHHATTHLLIEWLQQCVTPTDRVLDVGTGSGVLAMVALRLGAVTAVGEDFDPVAIDCARDYAETNGFDGRLTLIVRDAQAGPEQDRFEPTLVLANLDRQTLLLAADTLCQYASGGARLLLSGLLVEQRAEIEAAYAARGVYVKAVREREGWLALEATGMESCEGGLCS from the coding sequence ATGGCGTCAACCTCCAAGACAGATCATGTTTCGACGGACCACGCCGCTTCGGGCCACACGCAGGACTGGGTGCAAGTCGATGTACGGACCTCGATCGATGCCGGTGAACTCCTGGGGCTGTTAAACGATCCTGCCGTCACCGGTGCCTGGCAGGAAGACGAACAGGTGCATCTCTACTGGCCGGGGCATCGCTGCGGGCCGGATACGTGGCAGGGGCTCAAGCTGGCGTTGGCGCAACTTGGGCATGCGGACCCGGAGCGTGCCATCACCATTAATCGGCTGCCGAATGAGGATTGGAATGCCCAGTGGTCGCGTTTGGTGGAACCGATCAGGATCGGGCGGGTGATCATCAGGCCGAGCTGGAAGGAGGTCCCGCTGCACGATCATGACATCGAGCTGGTCATCGATCCCAAGCAGGCGTTCGGAACGGGCCATCACGCGACGACGCACCTCTTGATCGAGTGGCTCCAGCAATGTGTGACGCCGACCGACCGGGTGTTGGATGTGGGAACCGGCAGTGGCGTGCTGGCGATGGTGGCATTGCGGCTTGGGGCTGTAACGGCGGTGGGGGAAGATTTTGACCCGGTAGCCATCGACTGCGCCCGCGACTATGCAGAGACGAACGGATTCGATGGGCGATTGACGCTCATTGTGCGTGATGCACAGGCAGGGCCGGAACAGGACCGGTTCGAGCCTACTCTGGTGCTGGCGAATTTGGATCGGCAGACGTTGCTGCTGGCTGCGGACACCTTGTGTCAGTATGCCTCCGGCGGCGCGCGATTGTTGCTGTCGGGCCTGCTGGTCGAGCAGCGGGCCGAGATTGAAGCCGCGTATGCCGCGCGCGGGGTCTATGTGAAGGCGGTGCGGGAACGTGAGGGGTGGCTCGCGTTGGAGGCGACAGGGATGGAATCGTGTGAGGGGGGACTGTGCTCCTGA
- a CDS encoding MutS family DNA mismatch repair protein, with protein sequence MQPVSASHTRSCPTREASLLRGLRRVARLEAKGRRISARFTTGRLAIFAFGLFGSIIPHKMGWTTSGNMALAFSVALFLTVAWYHNRLEDRLHRLHRWQGIKQVHLARLHLTWSEIPLRPITVPERHGYARDLDLAGPHSLLHLIDNTISSQGRQRLASWLLDQPPPTAPWRSRQTLIRELTPLTLLRDRLTLEAQAVEDADIDGRRLLAVLQKRVDDSGLIPMLLTETALTLTTGVLLFADLLYGLGNYWMLSFGLYAFLFLSVRSRSEEIFDHAQSLHLQLERLSAVLGYLERRSYRLTPHLAQLCRPILEQQSRPSRSLKQAASVMNRLSVRAHPLVHYLINAFGPWDLYHTYRLQQLQDRIATIAPGWFELLAELDAASSLATFAHLHPEYLWPTLLEPGADGRRGGDVPMLAAEGLAHPLIPSTLRVANDIRFTGRGCIFLVTGSNMSGKSTFLRTIGINTCLAQAGGPVCATSFRWLPVRIGSCIRVDDSLDGGLSFFYAEVKRLKMILDDTRNEQAPPVLWLIDEVFKGTNNRERLIGGRALITALAGGNGFGLVTTHDLELSELERQLPTVTNVHFQETVAQGTLQFDYRLKPGPCPTTNALRIMALEGLPVDAPDPSL encoded by the coding sequence GTGCAGCCGGTTTCAGCCTCACACACACGATCCTGCCCCACCCGCGAAGCAAGCCTGCTGCGCGGGCTCCGTCGCGTCGCGCGGCTGGAGGCCAAGGGTCGACGCATCAGCGCGCGATTCACCACCGGACGCCTGGCCATTTTCGCCTTTGGGCTGTTCGGCTCGATCATACCGCATAAAATGGGATGGACGACCTCCGGCAACATGGCGCTGGCGTTCAGCGTCGCCCTGTTCCTGACGGTGGCCTGGTATCATAACAGGCTCGAAGACCGCTTGCATCGACTCCACCGCTGGCAGGGGATCAAACAGGTCCATCTCGCCCGGTTGCACCTGACCTGGTCAGAGATTCCGCTTCGTCCCATCACGGTACCGGAACGGCATGGATATGCCAGGGACCTCGACCTCGCAGGCCCGCATTCTCTCCTCCATCTGATCGACAACACGATTTCATCACAAGGCCGACAGCGCCTCGCATCATGGCTTCTGGACCAACCGCCTCCCACCGCGCCATGGCGGAGCCGCCAAACCCTCATCCGCGAACTGACCCCCCTGACGCTTCTCCGCGACCGGTTGACCCTGGAGGCGCAAGCCGTGGAGGACGCGGATATCGACGGCCGCCGGCTCCTGGCCGTGCTACAGAAGCGGGTCGACGACTCCGGGCTTATCCCCATGTTACTGACCGAGACCGCACTGACCCTCACGACGGGCGTGCTGCTGTTCGCGGACCTGCTGTACGGACTCGGCAACTATTGGATGCTGTCGTTCGGACTGTACGCATTTCTCTTCCTCTCGGTGCGTAGCCGGTCGGAGGAAATTTTCGACCATGCCCAATCACTGCATCTTCAATTAGAGCGGCTCAGCGCGGTGCTCGGCTATCTGGAGCGGCGATCCTACCGGCTCACCCCCCACCTGGCACAGCTTTGCCGGCCGATCCTGGAGCAGCAGAGCCGTCCATCGCGCTCGCTGAAGCAGGCGGCCTCCGTCATGAACCGCCTCAGCGTGCGAGCCCACCCGCTCGTGCATTACCTCATCAATGCCTTCGGTCCCTGGGACCTCTACCACACCTATCGGCTCCAGCAACTGCAGGACCGGATCGCCACCATTGCCCCCGGTTGGTTCGAATTGCTGGCCGAATTGGATGCGGCATCCTCCCTCGCCACCTTCGCCCATCTCCATCCGGAATATCTCTGGCCGACCTTGCTCGAACCGGGCGCGGATGGACGACGAGGCGGTGACGTGCCGATGCTCGCTGCCGAGGGCCTGGCGCACCCACTGATTCCATCGACCCTGCGTGTCGCCAATGACATCCGCTTCACAGGCCGGGGCTGTATCTTTCTGGTGACCGGCTCCAACATGTCCGGGAAGAGCACGTTTCTCCGCACCATCGGCATCAACACCTGCCTGGCACAGGCGGGAGGCCCGGTGTGCGCCACATCGTTCAGGTGGTTGCCGGTCCGCATCGGCAGCTGCATCCGCGTGGATGACTCGCTCGACGGCGGCCTCTCGTTTTTTTATGCCGAGGTCAAACGCCTGAAGATGATTCTGGACGACACGCGGAACGAACAGGCTCCCCCGGTGCTCTGGTTGATCGATGAGGTCTTCAAAGGCACCAATAACCGGGAGCGGCTGATCGGCGGGCGCGCCCTCATCACGGCACTCGCAGGGGGAAACGGCTTCGGCCTGGTGACGACACACGACCTGGAACTGTCAGAATTGGAGCGACAACTCCCCACCGTCACCAATGTGCACTTTCAGGAAACGGTCGCCCAGGGTACCTTGCAGTTTGACTATCGGCTCAAACCAGGTCCCTGCCCGACGACGAACGCCCTCCGCATCATGGCCCTCGAAGGATTGCCGGTGGACGCCCCTGATCCGTCTTTATGA